In a single window of the Arachis hypogaea cultivar Tifrunner chromosome 6, arahy.Tifrunner.gnm2.J5K5, whole genome shotgun sequence genome:
- the LOC112696761 gene encoding NDR1/HIN1-like protein 10, with the protein MSANQPQLNGAYYGPAIPPSKSYHRPGRGGGGLLGCCCGCIFSLIFKLILSIVIIIGIAIFIFWLIVRPNVVKVHVTDASLTQFNYSGNTLNYNLALNFSIRNPNKKLGIYYDYIEARALFQDSRFDSDLLPTFYQGHKNTTVLAHVFEGQQVVPLSTDQVSELNKEKSKGVYDIRVKLYLKVRFKLGAIKTKKVKPRVTCDLQVPLTSSKGVSSSDIFQTTKCDWSR; encoded by the coding sequence ATGTCTGCGAACCAGCCACAGCTCAATGGAGCCTACTACGGCCCCGCCATCCCCCCTTCTAAATCCTACCACCGTCCGGGACGCGGCGGTGGCGGTCTCCTCGGCTGCTGCTGCGGCTGCATCTTCAGCCTCATCTTCAAGCTTATCCtcagcatcgtcatcatcatcggcATCGCCATCTTCATCTTCTGGCTCATCGTTCGCCCCAACGTCGTTAAGGTCCACGTCACCGACGCGTCCCTTACCCAATTCAACTACAGCGGCAACACCTTAAATTACAATCTTGCCCTCAACTTCTCCATCCGAAACCCAAACAAGAAGCTCGGCATCTACTACGACTATATCGAAGCCAGAGCGCTGTTTCAGGATTCTAGGTTTGACTCTGACCTCTTGCCTACCTTCTACCAGGGGCACAAGAACACTACCGTGCTGGCCCACGTGTTCGAGGGCCAGCAGGTGGTGCCTCTTAGCACCGACCAGGTTTCCGAGCTAAACAAGGAGAAAAGCAAAGGAGTTTATGATATCCGAGTGAAATTGTATTTGAAGGTGAGATTTAAGCTTGGTGCAATCAAGACCAAGAAGGTCAAGCCAAGGGTTACCTGCGACTTGCAGGTACCTTTGACTTCTTCCAAAGGTGTTTCCTCTTCTGATATCTTTCAGACCACCAAGTGCGATTGGAGTCGCTGA